The genomic region GCGTAATCCTTTCAGTTGCAGATTTTTTATCTCCAAAACCAAAGCATCAAGCTTGGCTTCTATGATTGTCTGGTTGCGCACATAATCTTCACGCCTGACATATTCCAGAGGGAGCGCCGCCCGGAATTTCAGAAACTCTCTTTCAATATCCTGCCAGCCCTTGGCTTCCTGTCTTGCCTGGGACAGAACATCCCTGAACTTTTCTTCCCAATTTTTTGCCGCCTCGACCCTGATTTCCTCCATTGACTTGAATCTTGTTTCAAGTCTGCGGTCAGTCTGGGACAGAAGTATTTTGCCGAACGCGAAAGCGAAGGCCAAAAACGTAATGAGGACTCCTGCTATGCTTGTTAATAGCGGCCAGAATTCTATCGTTACAGAAGACATGATTTACCCCTTAAAGCCTGTGCCAATGGCACCCACAAGCAAAAGCCCCGCGACAATAATGGCCTCTGCCTGGTCTGGTGATATTTTTGCGCCGAGCGCTGTAGCTATCAAAACAAGGCCGCGCCATGTGGACGGCTCTTTGAGCCTTTCAAGAATGTACTGTTTCATAATCCCTCCATTGTCTTTTCTTGAATCTATAAAATGGATTTTCTGGCCTTGGCATGGTGTTGGTGTTCGCCATGAACCGGGGGTGCTGAAAGGTGTAAGAGGAAAATGGTGAAGTGAATATAGGGTGCTTGCCGTCCATGCACGCACCATCAGTCATTAAAAAAGCAGGAGGGTGAAAATGCTCGCATGGGGAAACAAAGTAAGCCCTGAATTCAGGGTAAAAGTTAAAGAAATTGCTGAAAGGCTTGAAACAGATCCAAACTGGCTGATGGCCGCGATGGCCTTTGAAACAGCGGAAACATTCTCACCTTCAATCCAAAACGCGGCAGGAAGCGGGGCAGTTGGGCTGATTCAGTTTATGCCAGCAACAGCACGAAGCCTTGGAACAACCACGGATTTTCTTGGAAGAATGCAGCCGGAAGAGCAGCTTTATTACGTGGGATCATACCTGAAGCCATACAAGGGCAGACTGAAAACGCTTGAGGATGTTTACATGGCGATTCTCTGGCCTGCTGCCATTGGCAAGCCGTTAAATCATGTTCTGTTCAAAAAAGATGATCCCAAAGCTCCGAAACGATACCTTCAGAACAAGGGACTGGATTTTAACAAGGATGGAGTGATCACAAAGGCTGAAGCGGCTGAAAAAGTACTGAGAAAGCTACAGACCGGATTAACCACTGAATTTGCGGCATAAAAACGGAGGCAAATTATGACAACAGGACGCTACAAGGGTTTCCCGCTCGACGGCAATGACAAGCCCATCCACTCAAGCACAGAACGCAAATTACTGACCCTGAACGGCGATGGATCTTGGAAAGATGTGGTTGTGC from Desulforegula conservatrix Mb1Pa harbors:
- a CDS encoding transglycosylase SLT domain-containing protein, with the translated sequence MLAWGNKVSPEFRVKVKEIAERLETDPNWLMAAMAFETAETFSPSIQNAAGSGAVGLIQFMPATARSLGTTTDFLGRMQPEEQLYYVGSYLKPYKGRLKTLEDVYMAILWPAAIGKPLNHVLFKKDDPKAPKRYLQNKGLDFNKDGVITKAEAAEKVLRKLQTGLTTEFAA